Proteins encoded by one window of Bradyrhizobium sp. B097:
- a CDS encoding ABC transporter ATP-binding protein — MAQFPKKITDDPYGAAILIRRLVTEQGITYWRRYLTAFALMAVAAGSTAGATYVLGQVINQAYVDKNIPGIAMFAGVTVALLFIKGVATYGHMVILSKISNAILARNQRQLFAKLMSESIGFFSQRHSSEFLARLTAGAKSITDVLNMLVNAIGRDFLMLISMVAVMVWQDPLMSFIGLVAVPPAMLVLRKLVKRIKGLAYNQFTGTADIMETMQESLQGIRTVKAFTLEGTMQQRIDENIAIVERNANKMAHVANRSNPLMEMLGGFAVAGCLMYGGYSVVALGSTPGQFFTFLTAFLMATEPAKRLARLNIDLNSQLVGARMLLEVVDSPASEQADDDKPALKLSDARIELRDVSFAYRPGEPVLNRLSFMAEPGKVTALVGPSGGGKSTVLALLLRFYETREGDILIDGQSILSVSRKSLRRQTAYVGQDVYLFRDTIRANIAFGKPGATEAEIVDAAKAACAHDFIMSFPLGYDTPVGEHGTQLSGGQRQRIAVARALVKNAPIILLDEATAALDSESEKQVQEAIEHLCQGRTTIVIAHRLHTIMHADAILVVEGGEIVERGRHEDLLRRGGRYASFFRLQHHHDPSPLALAPISATG; from the coding sequence ATGGCTCAGTTTCCAAAGAAAATTACCGACGATCCCTATGGCGCGGCGATCCTGATTCGCCGCCTGGTCACGGAACAGGGGATCACCTACTGGCGGCGCTATCTGACGGCGTTCGCCCTGATGGCCGTTGCGGCCGGCTCGACGGCCGGCGCCACTTACGTGCTCGGCCAGGTGATCAACCAGGCCTATGTCGACAAGAACATCCCGGGCATCGCGATGTTTGCCGGGGTCACGGTGGCGCTGCTGTTCATCAAGGGCGTGGCGACCTACGGCCACATGGTGATCCTGTCGAAGATCAGCAATGCCATCCTGGCGCGGAACCAGCGGCAATTGTTCGCCAAGCTGATGAGCGAAAGCATCGGCTTCTTCTCGCAGCGGCACTCCTCGGAATTCCTGGCGCGGCTCACCGCCGGCGCCAAGTCGATCACCGACGTGCTCAACATGCTGGTCAATGCGATCGGCCGCGACTTCCTGATGCTGATCAGCATGGTCGCCGTCATGGTCTGGCAGGACCCGCTAATGTCGTTCATCGGGCTCGTGGCGGTGCCGCCGGCGATGCTGGTGCTGCGCAAGCTCGTGAAGCGGATCAAGGGCCTCGCCTACAACCAGTTCACCGGCACTGCCGACATCATGGAGACGATGCAGGAATCGCTGCAGGGCATCCGCACCGTGAAGGCGTTCACGTTGGAAGGCACCATGCAGCAGCGGATCGACGAGAACATCGCGATCGTCGAGCGTAACGCCAACAAGATGGCGCATGTCGCCAACCGCTCCAACCCGCTGATGGAGATGCTCGGCGGCTTCGCGGTTGCCGGCTGCCTGATGTATGGCGGCTACAGCGTGGTGGCGCTCGGTTCCACGCCGGGCCAGTTTTTCACGTTCCTGACCGCCTTCCTGATGGCGACCGAGCCGGCCAAGCGCCTAGCGCGGCTCAACATCGACCTCAACAGCCAGCTGGTCGGCGCGCGGATGCTGCTCGAGGTCGTCGACAGTCCCGCCAGCGAGCAGGCCGACGACGACAAGCCGGCGCTCAAGCTCTCCGATGCGCGGATCGAACTGCGCGACGTCAGCTTTGCCTATCGGCCCGGTGAGCCGGTGCTGAACCGCTTGAGCTTCATGGCCGAGCCCGGCAAGGTCACCGCGCTGGTCGGTCCCTCCGGCGGCGGCAAATCGACGGTGCTCGCCCTGCTGCTGCGCTTCTACGAGACGCGCGAGGGCGACATCCTGATCGACGGACAGTCGATCCTGTCAGTCTCGCGCAAGTCGCTGCGCCGGCAAACCGCCTATGTCGGCCAGGACGTCTATCTGTTCCGCGACACCATCCGCGCCAACATCGCGTTCGGCAAGCCGGGCGCCACCGAGGCCGAGATCGTCGACGCCGCCAAGGCCGCCTGCGCGCACGACTTCATCATGAGCTTCCCGCTCGGCTACGACACGCCGGTCGGCGAACACGGCACGCAACTGTCCGGCGGCCAGCGCCAGCGCATCGCGGTCGCCCGCGCGCTGGTCAAGAACGCGCCGATCATCCTGCTCGACGAGGCCACCGCCGCGCTCGACTCGGAGTCCGAGAAGCAGGTGCAGGAGGCGATCGAGCATCTCTGCCAGGGCCGCACCACGATCGTGATCGCGCACCGCCTGCACACCATCATGCACGCCGACGCAATCCTGGTGGTCGAGGGCGGCGAGATCGTCGAGCGCGGACGTCACGAGGATCTGCTGCGCCGCGGCGGCCGCTATGCCTCGTTCTTCCGCCTGCAGCATCACCACGACCCGTCGCCGCTGGCATTGGCGCCGATCAGCGCCACCGGCTGA
- the galE gene encoding UDP-glucose 4-epimerase GalE produces MTVLVTGGAGYIGSHMVHALVDAGESVVVVDNLSTGFSAFLPEGVPLFIGDAGDENLVEGVIAQHGIDSIIHFAGSVVVPDSMRDPLGYYRNNTMTTRSLLNAAVKGGVNRFIFSSTAAVYGNPDQVPVPEIAPTRPLSPYGSSKLMTEIMLHDVASAHGMSYVVLRYFNVAGADPKGRVGLATIGATHLLKIAVEAATGQRAKIDVFGTDYPTQDGSCVRDFIHVSDLVEAHRSALSYLRAGGQSVTMNCGYGRGYSVLETIEAVRRVSMRNFAVAYAARRPGDIMTMVADTTRIRSLLDWTPRYDDLETIASHALAWEEKLFRERGGAARQAESA; encoded by the coding sequence ATGACCGTGCTTGTGACCGGCGGTGCCGGCTATATCGGAAGTCACATGGTTCATGCGCTGGTCGATGCCGGCGAGAGCGTCGTCGTCGTCGACAATCTTTCCACCGGCTTCTCCGCGTTCCTGCCCGAAGGTGTTCCGCTGTTCATTGGCGATGCCGGCGACGAGAACCTCGTCGAGGGCGTGATCGCACAGCACGGCATCGACAGCATCATCCATTTCGCAGGTTCTGTCGTGGTGCCGGACTCGATGCGCGATCCGCTCGGCTATTACCGCAACAACACCATGACGACGCGCAGCCTGCTCAACGCGGCGGTGAAGGGCGGCGTCAACCGCTTCATCTTCTCCTCGACCGCGGCCGTCTACGGCAATCCGGACCAGGTGCCGGTGCCCGAGATCGCGCCGACGCGTCCGCTGTCGCCCTACGGCTCGTCGAAGCTGATGACCGAGATCATGCTGCACGATGTCGCCTCCGCCCATGGCATGAGCTACGTCGTGCTGCGCTACTTCAATGTCGCCGGCGCCGACCCGAAGGGCCGCGTCGGTCTTGCCACCATCGGCGCCACCCATCTGCTCAAGATCGCGGTCGAGGCCGCGACCGGCCAGCGCGCCAAGATCGACGTGTTCGGTACCGACTATCCGACCCAGGACGGCAGCTGCGTGCGCGACTTCATCCATGTCAGCGACCTCGTCGAGGCGCATCGCTCGGCGCTGTCCTATCTGCGCGCCGGCGGGCAATCGGTGACGATGAACTGTGGTTACGGCCGCGGCTATTCCGTGCTCGAGACCATCGAGGCGGTGCGCCGGGTCTCGATGCGCAATTTCGCGGTCGCCTATGCCGCGCGCCGGCCCGGCGACATCATGACCATGGTGGCCGATACGACCCGGATCCGCTCGCTGCTCGACTGGACCCCGCGCTACGACGATCTCGAGACCATCGCGAGCCACGCGCTGGCCTGGGAGGAGAAGTTGTTCCGGGAGCGCGGGGGCGCCGCCCGACAGGCAGAATCGGCCTAA
- the ggt gene encoding gamma-glutamyltransferase: MANLGMSRRELLVGSMLTAVAAAVPRRLWALDTTGALARSKTGMVTSPHELATQAGLEVLRKGGNAIEAVIAIGATLCVTYPHFSGLGGDSFMVISDRKGNVRTLSGVGQAALNLPNYSGSVPIRGPGSALTAATTVDVWDQAFDFSRKSWAGKQSWASLFARPIEYASKGFPVTPSQRFWQDMEANNLKDWPDIRRIFMPGGRMPEIGEPLLQPELAKSLEMLAANGGRDFYEGKLAARVAAGLKQIGSPLAADDLARCRARDETPLRVSYRGGELLGLRPPTQGLTTLEIMGILDRFELAKYPEGSADYYHLLVEAVKQAFIDRNRYIGDPEFVDVPVNQLLSASYLDARAKAISLEKAMPWPHVFKKGDTVYLAATDRDGNCVSMLQTVYFDWGSGMVAGDTGIIWHNRGASFNLDPASPNCLKPGKRPFHTLNPGMYLKGGRPHLLYGTQGADGQPQTLAAVLTRLIDYNMDPLTALSRPRFLLGKTFSDSRDSLKLEKDAGEEVFKALAERGHEMSPIPAQSPLAGHPGAIRIDADGSITGAHDPRSDGRALGLS, translated from the coding sequence ATGGCCAATCTTGGCATGTCGCGCAGGGAGTTGCTGGTCGGGTCCATGCTCACGGCGGTTGCCGCGGCGGTGCCGAGACGGCTCTGGGCCCTCGACACTACGGGCGCGCTGGCGCGATCGAAGACGGGCATGGTGACGAGCCCGCACGAGCTTGCAACGCAGGCGGGGCTCGAGGTGCTGCGCAAGGGCGGCAATGCGATCGAGGCTGTCATCGCCATCGGCGCCACGCTGTGCGTGACCTATCCGCATTTCAGTGGTCTCGGCGGCGACAGCTTCATGGTGATCAGTGATCGCAAGGGCAATGTGCGGACGCTGTCCGGCGTAGGCCAAGCCGCGCTGAACCTTCCGAACTACAGCGGCTCGGTGCCGATCCGCGGGCCGGGATCGGCGCTGACCGCGGCGACGACCGTCGACGTCTGGGACCAGGCGTTCGATTTCAGCCGCAAGTCCTGGGCTGGAAAGCAGAGCTGGGCGTCGCTGTTCGCGCGCCCGATCGAATACGCCAGCAAGGGATTCCCGGTCACGCCGTCGCAACGCTTCTGGCAGGACATGGAGGCGAACAATCTGAAGGACTGGCCCGACATCCGGCGCATCTTCATGCCCGGCGGCCGGATGCCTGAAATCGGCGAGCCACTGCTCCAGCCTGAACTTGCGAAATCGCTGGAGATGCTGGCGGCAAACGGCGGGCGCGATTTCTATGAAGGAAAGCTCGCCGCACGCGTCGCGGCCGGACTGAAGCAGATCGGCTCGCCGCTGGCCGCCGACGATTTGGCGCGCTGCCGCGCGCGCGACGAGACGCCGTTGCGTGTCAGCTATCGCGGTGGAGAACTGCTCGGGCTGCGCCCGCCGACGCAAGGTCTCACGACGCTCGAGATCATGGGCATCCTCGACCGCTTCGAGCTTGCGAAGTATCCGGAAGGCAGCGCGGACTACTATCACCTGCTGGTCGAAGCGGTGAAGCAGGCCTTCATCGACCGCAACCGCTACATCGGCGATCCGGAATTCGTCGACGTTCCGGTCAATCAGTTGCTGTCGGCGAGCTACCTCGACGCCCGCGCCAAGGCGATTAGTCTGGAGAAGGCGATGCCGTGGCCACACGTGTTCAAGAAGGGCGACACGGTCTATCTCGCGGCGACCGATCGGGACGGCAATTGCGTCAGCATGCTGCAAACCGTCTACTTCGATTGGGGAAGCGGCATGGTGGCCGGCGACACCGGCATCATCTGGCACAACCGCGGCGCTTCGTTCAATCTCGACCCGGCCAGCCCCAATTGCCTCAAGCCGGGCAAGCGGCCGTTCCACACACTCAATCCCGGAATGTACCTCAAGGGCGGACGGCCGCATCTGCTGTACGGCACGCAGGGAGCCGATGGCCAGCCGCAGACGCTCGCGGCGGTGCTGACCAGGCTGATCGACTACAACATGGATCCGCTCACCGCGCTGTCGCGGCCGCGCTTCCTGCTCGGCAAGACATTCTCCGATTCACGCGACAGCCTGAAGCTGGAGAAGGATGCCGGTGAAGAGGTCTTCAAGGCGCTCGCCGAGCGAGGCCACGAGATGAGTCCGATTCCGGCCCAGAGTCCGCTTGCAGGGCATCCGGGCGCGATCCGGATCGACGCCGACGGAAGCATCACCGGGGCGCATGATCCCCGCAGCGACGGGCGCGCCCTCGGGCTGTCATGA
- a CDS encoding aspartyl/asparaginyl beta-hydroxylase domain-containing protein has product MLRQLFAPQLVILYVLVASTLYVHFRGKQRLRFARQLGDHSTYLAPYNVLMYAGSAVPNTPVIPVEQFPELKKLSDNWETIRDEATRLFDEGFIRAAAKNNDWGFYSFFKSGWKRFYLKWYDDFLPSARTLCPKTVELLNSIPNVHGAMFAMLPPGGKLGAHRDPFAGSLRYHLGLVTPNSNACRILVDGVECVWRDGEAFMFDETFIHSAENKTDVNRIILFCDVERPMKYGFMTRINRWVSHNIVKASATQNVDGEHVGALNKVFGKLYEIHLASRKVKEWNRNVYYTLKYSVTALILGLIVVSALR; this is encoded by the coding sequence ATGTTGAGACAACTCTTTGCGCCGCAGCTCGTCATTCTCTACGTGCTGGTGGCCTCTACGCTCTACGTCCACTTCCGCGGCAAGCAACGGCTGCGCTTCGCCCGCCAGCTCGGCGATCACTCGACCTACCTCGCGCCCTACAATGTGCTGATGTATGCGGGCTCCGCCGTGCCCAACACGCCGGTGATCCCGGTCGAGCAGTTTCCCGAGCTCAAGAAGCTCTCCGACAATTGGGAGACGATCCGCGACGAGGCGACGCGCCTGTTCGACGAGGGCTTCATCCGCGCCGCGGCCAAGAACAACGACTGGGGCTTCTACTCGTTCTTCAAGAGCGGCTGGAAGCGGTTCTATCTGAAATGGTACGACGACTTCCTGCCCTCGGCGCGCACGCTGTGCCCGAAGACGGTGGAGCTGCTAAATTCGATCCCGAATGTGCACGGCGCGATGTTCGCGATGCTGCCGCCCGGCGGCAAGCTCGGGGCGCATCGCGATCCCTTCGCCGGCTCGCTGCGCTATCACCTTGGCCTCGTGACGCCGAACTCGAACGCGTGTCGCATTCTGGTCGACGGCGTCGAATGCGTCTGGCGCGACGGCGAGGCCTTCATGTTCGACGAGACCTTCATCCACAGCGCCGAGAACAAGACCGACGTCAACCGCATCATCCTGTTCTGCGACGTCGAGCGCCCGATGAAGTACGGCTTCATGACCCGGATCAATCGCTGGGTCAGCCACAACATCGTCAAGGCGTCGGCGACCCAGAACGTCGACGGCGAGCATGTCGGCGCGCTGAACAAGGTGTTCGGTAAGCTCTACGAGATCCACCTCGCCAGCCGCAAGGTAAAGGAGTGGAACCGGAACGTGTACTACACGCTGAAGTATTCCGTGACCGCGCTGATCCTCGGCCTGATCGTGGTGTCGGCGCTGCGGTGA
- a CDS encoding fumarylacetoacetate hydrolase family protein, which translates to MNAASTVIPLPPQPSLPVVGESGTYPVRRIWCVGRNYLEHIREMGNDERAPPFFFGKHADMLVPDGATIPYPPLTKDLHHEVELVVAMKSGGLNIPADKALEHVYGYAVGIDLTRRDLQIASRKKERPWEIGKSFDYSAPCSAIQPASKIGHPSSGKIWLTVNGKEAQKGDLTELIWNVPEIIWQLSQQVKLAAGDIIMTGTPAGVSQLQVGDKLECGVDGVGTLKVSIGKPE; encoded by the coding sequence ATGAACGCCGCCTCCACCGTCATTCCGCTTCCCCCGCAGCCCTCGCTCCCCGTCGTCGGCGAATCCGGCACCTATCCGGTCCGCCGCATCTGGTGCGTCGGCCGCAACTACCTCGAGCATATCAGGGAGATGGGCAATGACGAGCGTGCGCCGCCGTTCTTCTTCGGCAAGCATGCCGACATGCTGGTGCCGGACGGTGCGACGATCCCCTATCCGCCGCTGACCAAGGACCTGCATCACGAGGTCGAGCTGGTGGTGGCGATGAAGAGCGGCGGGCTCAATATTCCCGCCGACAAGGCGCTCGAGCATGTCTACGGCTATGCCGTCGGCATCGACCTGACCCGCCGCGACCTGCAGATCGCATCGCGCAAGAAGGAGCGGCCTTGGGAGATCGGCAAGTCGTTCGACTATTCCGCGCCCTGCTCCGCGATCCAGCCTGCCTCGAAGATCGGCCACCCCTCCAGCGGCAAGATCTGGCTCACCGTCAACGGCAAGGAAGCGCAGAAGGGCGACCTCACCGAATTGATCTGGAACGTGCCTGAGATCATCTGGCAGCTCTCGCAGCAGGTGAAGCTCGCCGCCGGCGACATCATCATGACCGGCACGCCCGCCGGCGTCTCGCAGCTGCAGGTGGGCGACAAGCTCGAATGCGGCGTCGACGGCGTCGGCACGCTGAAAGTATCGATCGGCAAGCCGGAGTAA
- a CDS encoding dipeptidase — protein MRRWLSVGLALVAAVLFASAVRFFVVTPERIDRGQNKIQRVAVDITPAAQALQATLDVADMHADSLLWKRDLIARSDRGHIDLPRLIEGRYALQVFSSVTKSPEGQNYDANAGDTDTITNLAIIDLQPMRTWFSLLQRSLWHAEKLHSFADKSTGRLRVITTPAEIDRLLADRKSGMTVVGGMLSIEGLHDLEGNIDNLDVLYAAGFRMAGLAHFFDNDVAGSMHGVAKGGLTPLGRQVVQRMEAKGMIVDLAHASHAAVADVLAMATRPVVSSHGGVQATCKVNRNLTDDEVRGVARTGGVVGIGFWQGAVCSLDPNNVARAIAHVRDLVGIDHVGLGSDFDGSTTTGFDASGIAAVTQALMSSGFSEDDIRKVMGGNVLRVLRAGLVAKDEKG, from the coding sequence ATGCGCAGATGGCTTTCGGTCGGCCTTGCGCTGGTTGCCGCGGTCTTGTTCGCCTCCGCTGTTCGCTTTTTTGTGGTGACCCCGGAACGGATCGACCGGGGGCAGAACAAGATCCAGCGCGTGGCCGTGGATATCACGCCCGCCGCGCAGGCCTTGCAGGCGACGCTCGATGTGGCGGACATGCATGCGGACAGCCTGTTGTGGAAGCGCGACCTGATCGCGCGATCCGATCGCGGCCATATCGACCTGCCGCGGCTGATCGAGGGCCGCTACGCGTTGCAGGTGTTCTCGTCGGTCACCAAGTCGCCCGAGGGCCAGAACTATGATGCCAACGCTGGCGACACCGACACGATCACGAACCTTGCCATCATCGATCTGCAGCCAATGCGGACGTGGTTCTCGTTGCTGCAGCGCTCGCTATGGCATGCCGAGAAGCTGCACAGCTTCGCCGACAAATCCACTGGGCGGCTTCGCGTGATCACGACACCGGCGGAGATCGATCGCCTGCTCGCGGATCGCAAGAGCGGCATGACGGTGGTTGGCGGAATGCTGTCGATCGAGGGCCTGCACGATCTCGAGGGCAACATCGACAATCTCGACGTGCTCTACGCGGCCGGATTCAGGATGGCCGGTCTCGCGCACTTCTTCGACAACGACGTCGCCGGCTCGATGCACGGCGTGGCAAAGGGCGGCCTGACGCCGCTCGGCCGGCAGGTGGTGCAGCGGATGGAGGCGAAGGGAATGATCGTCGATCTCGCCCATGCGAGCCATGCGGCGGTCGCCGACGTGCTGGCGATGGCGACGCGTCCGGTGGTCTCGAGCCATGGCGGCGTTCAGGCGACCTGCAAGGTCAACCGCAATCTCACCGATGATGAGGTCCGGGGTGTCGCGCGGACCGGCGGCGTGGTCGGCATCGGGTTCTGGCAAGGCGCGGTCTGCTCACTCGATCCGAACAACGTCGCGCGGGCGATTGCCCATGTCCGCGACCTGGTCGGTATCGACCATGTCGGCCTCGGCTCGGATTTCGACGGCTCGACCACCACGGGATTCGATGCGAGCGGGATCGCCGCCGTGACCCAGGCGCTGATGTCGAGCGGGTTCTCCGAGGACGACATCCGCAAGGTCATGGGCGGCAATGTCCTGCGCGTGCTGCGCGCAGGCCTTGTCGCCAAGGACGAGAAGGGATGA
- a CDS encoding NAD-dependent malic enzyme, whose product MSESSGAFATTALSGYELLADPQLNKGTAFSEAEREAFDLHGLLPPNILTLDEQVSRRLEALRGYETDIERYAFLRELQDTNETLFYALLVGNLEELLPIVYTPTVGEGCQKFSRLFRKPRGLFLSIPHQHRIDRIFAHPRFDHVEAIVVTDGERILGLGDQGAGGMGIPIGKLALYTGCGGLHPATTLPIMLDVGTDNPDCLADPLYIGWRNERVRGQAYDDFIEAFVSAVVKRWPRVLLQWEDFAKNNATRMLERYRDRLLTFNDDIQGTAAVATGALLSAINVTGVPLTEQRVAVFGAGSAGCGIASLIRAAMIDAGLSESEAAKRFFMVDRDGLLLEGMSGLAPFQLPFVQSKQAIAGWQLSHPDKIALLDVVRNAKPTVLIGVSGQAGAFSEPIVRAMAECNKRPVIFPLSNPTSREEATPSDIEAWTEGRALIGVGSPFPPITRDGARFKVDQTNNSYIFPGVGVGALAVGASRVSDGMFMAAAKALASVSPARNNPKHNLLPPVSALRDVSLTVALAVALQAHKEGLARDIPIDQVEARIRAKIWTPRYVPYRSSDRT is encoded by the coding sequence ATGTCGGAGTCATCTGGAGCTTTCGCCACCACCGCGCTGAGCGGCTATGAGCTGTTGGCTGATCCGCAGTTGAACAAGGGCACGGCATTCTCCGAGGCCGAGCGCGAGGCGTTCGACCTGCATGGCCTGCTGCCGCCCAATATCTTGACGCTGGACGAACAGGTCTCGCGCCGCCTCGAGGCGTTGCGCGGCTACGAGACCGACATTGAGCGCTATGCCTTTCTGCGCGAACTACAGGACACCAACGAGACGCTGTTCTACGCGCTCCTGGTCGGCAACCTGGAAGAGCTGTTGCCGATCGTCTACACGCCGACGGTCGGCGAGGGCTGCCAGAAATTCAGTCGGCTGTTTCGCAAGCCGCGCGGGCTGTTCCTCAGCATTCCGCACCAGCACCGGATCGACCGCATTTTCGCCCATCCGCGCTTCGATCACGTCGAGGCGATCGTGGTCACCGATGGTGAGCGCATCCTCGGTCTAGGCGACCAGGGCGCCGGCGGCATGGGCATTCCGATCGGCAAGCTCGCGCTCTACACCGGCTGCGGCGGCCTGCATCCTGCGACGACCTTGCCGATCATGCTCGACGTCGGCACCGACAATCCCGATTGCCTGGCCGATCCGCTCTATATCGGCTGGCGCAACGAGCGCGTCCGCGGCCAGGCCTATGACGACTTCATCGAGGCGTTCGTCTCGGCGGTGGTGAAGCGCTGGCCGCGCGTCCTGCTGCAATGGGAGGATTTTGCCAAGAACAACGCGACGCGCATGCTCGAGCGCTATCGCGATCGGCTCTTGACCTTCAACGACGACATCCAGGGCACCGCGGCGGTCGCGACCGGTGCGTTGCTCTCCGCCATCAACGTCACCGGCGTGCCGCTGACCGAGCAGCGCGTTGCGGTGTTCGGCGCGGGCTCGGCCGGCTGCGGCATCGCCAGCCTGATCCGCGCGGCGATGATCGATGCCGGCCTGTCCGAGAGCGAGGCGGCGAAGCGTTTCTTCATGGTCGACCGCGACGGACTGCTGCTCGAGGGCATGAGCGGGCTCGCCCCGTTCCAGTTGCCGTTTGTCCAGAGCAAGCAGGCGATCGCGGGCTGGCAGCTCAGCCATCCCGACAAGATCGCGCTGCTCGACGTCGTGCGCAACGCCAAGCCGACCGTGCTGATCGGCGTCTCCGGGCAGGCCGGCGCGTTCTCCGAGCCGATCGTCCGCGCGATGGCCGAGTGCAACAAGCGGCCGGTGATCTTCCCGCTGTCGAACCCGACCTCGCGCGAGGAGGCGACGCCTTCCGATATCGAAGCGTGGACCGAGGGACGGGCGCTGATCGGCGTCGGCAGCCCGTTCCCGCCGATTACGCGCGACGGCGCGCGCTTCAAGGTCGACCAAACCAACAACTCCTACATCTTCCCGGGCGTCGGTGTCGGCGCGCTCGCGGTCGGCGCCAGCCGCGTCAGCGACGGGATGTTCATGGCCGCCGCCAAGGCGCTGGCCAGCGTCTCGCCGGCCCGCAACAACCCGAAGCACAATCTGCTGCCGCCGGTCAGTGCGCTGCGCGATGTCTCGCTGACGGTGGCGCTGGCGGTCGCGCTGCAGGCGCACAAGGAGGGGCTCGCCAGGGATATTCCGATCGACCAGGTCGAGGCGCGCATCCGGGCCAAGATCTGGACTCCGCGTTACGTTCCGTATCGGAGCAGCGATCGGACCTAA
- a CDS encoding glycosyltransferase family 4 protein, translating to MENTPAGELVLIVPNLHRRYSGVTATNRMVAPKLAKMFRAGWLGSHRPDGIDAIGFVDLMRLWRRARPLIWHARRNNEMIVGLALRALGWPLKLLFTSAAQRHHSWLTRWLIRNMDAIIATSPLSASYLKRDATVVMHGVDTISYAPPADRANAFAESGLPGRYAIGCFGRVRAQKGSDVFVEAMCRLLPHYPDFTAVIVGAVVPEQLAFANELKRKIEAAGLQSRIIIAGELPIEDVVRWYQRLTIYAFTSRNEGFGLTLIEAMSAGAALVAARAGAAEFVVEDGTTGVLTPPGDVDALVAALEPLMRDPAAAASMGARARQRVVDKFSLDAEAKAIAAVYRALI from the coding sequence ATCGAGAACACACCTGCCGGCGAGCTCGTGCTCATCGTGCCCAATCTGCACCGACGCTATTCGGGTGTCACCGCGACCAATCGCATGGTCGCGCCGAAGCTTGCCAAGATGTTTCGCGCAGGCTGGCTCGGCTCGCATCGGCCGGACGGCATCGACGCGATCGGATTTGTCGATCTGATGCGGCTGTGGCGGCGCGCGCGGCCGCTGATCTGGCACGCGCGACGCAATAACGAGATGATTGTCGGGCTCGCGCTGCGCGCGCTCGGCTGGCCGCTGAAACTGCTGTTCACGTCTGCCGCGCAGCGTCATCACTCCTGGCTGACGCGCTGGCTGATCCGCAACATGGATGCGATCATCGCGACCAGCCCGCTGTCGGCCTCCTATCTGAAGCGCGACGCCACCGTGGTGATGCATGGCGTCGACACCATCAGTTATGCGCCTCCGGCCGATCGTGCGAACGCCTTCGCCGAAAGCGGATTGCCGGGGCGCTATGCGATCGGCTGCTTCGGGCGGGTGCGCGCGCAGAAGGGCAGCGACGTGTTCGTCGAGGCGATGTGCAGGCTGCTGCCGCACTATCCCGATTTCACGGCCGTCATTGTCGGCGCGGTGGTGCCGGAGCAACTGGCCTTTGCCAATGAGCTCAAGCGGAAGATCGAGGCCGCCGGGCTGCAATCGCGCATCATCATCGCCGGTGAATTGCCGATCGAGGATGTCGTGCGCTGGTACCAGCGGCTGACGATCTACGCCTTCACCTCGCGCAATGAAGGTTTTGGCCTGACCTTGATCGAGGCGATGTCGGCAGGCGCGGCGCTGGTGGCCGCGCGCGCCGGCGCCGCCGAGTTCGTGGTCGAGGACGGCACGACCGGCGTGCTGACGCCGCCGGGCGATGTCGACGCGCTGGTGGCGGCACTCGAGCCCCTGATGCGCGATCCGGCCGCGGCCGCTTCGATGGGGGCGCGGGCACGCCAACGAGTTGTGGATAAGTTCAGCCTCGATGCGGAGGCGAAGGCGATCGCGGCGGTCTATCGCGCGCTGATCTGA